The Humulus lupulus chromosome 7, drHumLupu1.1, whole genome shotgun sequence region GTTCGaggagggagaagaagaagaagaagaagaagaagatgcgGTGTCTTGGGGCCTTGGAGTCGGTGAGAGTTTCACCGTTGGCTTCCTTATCTGTTAATGGAGGCACCACTACCAGCAAAGATGTTACTTTGGCCACTGGGCTTCACCTCCGCTGCTCCGCTAGTCCTCTTCGTTCCTCGCTCTCCTTCACTCTTCCCAATAGCTTCTTCTTCAGAACCAGGGCCCCTTCTCGGAGGACTGCCTCCTTTTATTGCCACTCCGGTACTAACCCATTCCACccttttattaattttgattttgggGAGTATTGTTCTTATTTTATTGGAATTTAAAGTGATTATAATCTGAAAGCTTTATGCTTCGATGTGAATATGATTTAATTCTGAGTATTTTAGGCAGATTTGCTATTCTGTTGCAATAATAATGTGATGATTAGAATCTGAAAGCTCTATGCTTTGATGAAAATGATTTGGTTTTAAGCTGTAAATGAGTAGTTTAGGCAGATTTCTTTGCTATTCTGTTTTTTTCTTTCAAGATTTGTTCTGCCCTTTGCTTAAAAATGGTTTATAGACTACTAGCGAAATGAGATTTAATTGAGATTTCTTTGTGATATGTCTTGATTGTGAGAGTAATTACTGCTTGTTCTTGATCAGATTTCACTGACATCTTATGTTTGACCGATTAAAGCTTAATGGGAGTTTGCTTAAAACGAGATTACAATTCGGATAAATTAGAGAGAGAACATTAATGAGATTATAATAGAACATAATTGAGAATATAGTAGATAGGATTGTAAATTAtcgttttgtattattttttatctatTTAAAAGGCTAAGATAAGAATGGTAGCAAATTGACAATTATAAATATGCATGCATATGATCAattagtttttattattattattattttcttttatcgaTGGCGAATTATCTCTTAGGAttttactaataaaaaaaaaagagaagtgaATGATAAAGAGTATGTCATTCCTAAAGCGATAGCAAATAACATAACTTTTCTTTAACTCTGATTTTACCTGGATCTACATATATCTCCCATTTCAGAATTTCAGTAAATACTTCATTACCCACAACTGATTCCTTTTCCCATTTAGTGAGCCTGTTCAAAGCAGAACACAATCTCTTCAAAGTTTTAGGTGTCCTGACATTTGTAGGGATTTTGTAATGTTTCCTAAATTGTCAATTCATAATGTGCACCATTGTGTGATTAAGTTCGTATGGTAAGGTAACTGCTCATGTGATTTCATGTTCACTTTTATTTTGTATTGGTTTTGGGTTGGTAGTGGAAAAACATATTTAAGGTGTTGCTTACTTCTGATTGTGCTGTTTGTGATTTCAGCATTGACTCCAGAGTTGAAGACTACACTGGACAAAGTTGTTAATTCTAGCAAAGTGGTCCTTTTCATGAAGGGAACAAAAGACTTTCCACAGTGTGGATTTTCCAACACAGTCGTTCAAATATTGAGGTCCTTAAATGTACCTTTCGAAACAATAAACATACTGGAAAATGAAATGCTGCGTCAAGGTTTGAAGGAATACTCCAGTTGGCCTACCTTTCCACAGCTTTACATCGAAGGAGAGTTTTTCGGGGGCTGCGACATCACCGTTGGTAAGTTTCTATGCCAATACCAATATTTGGTGTCTGAAATGATCTTGCTACTATTATTATTGTGCACGAAGACTCAGATTTATATGGTACTTTTGCTAATGGAGAACATAGTCTTAAGTGGTAAAATATAACTTAGTGTTGTGTTACCTGATATGACCATTGCATGTCTGTTACTAAACAAGTTTCTCCTTTTGTTGGATTTTCATATTCAATCTTGTTATAAATGACCATTGGTTACTTGTCCATCAAGCCATGATTTTGGTGTGTTGAGTTTTATTTGAGTATATAAACTGAATTTGTTGTTCTGATACCTTTCTGAATGAAAATATCAACTTTTCAGATGCATACAAAAGCGGGGAATTGCAAGAAGTAGTGGAGAAGGCCATGTGCTCTTGAGGCTTAAAGAGTTCGAAGAAGTGTATCAAGTTTAGTTTTTGATTTAT contains the following coding sequences:
- the LOC133790558 gene encoding uncharacterized protein LOC133790558, whose protein sequence is MRCLGALESVRVSPLASLSVNGGTTTSKDVTLATGLHLRCSASPLRSSLSFTLPNSFFFRTRAPSRRTASFYCHSALTPELKTTLDKVVNSSKVVLFMKGTKDFPQCGFSNTVVQILRSLNVPFETINILENEMLRQGLKEYSSWPTFPQLYIEGEFFGGCDITVDAYKSGELQEVVEKAMCS